The Coffea arabica cultivar ET-39 chromosome 8e, Coffea Arabica ET-39 HiFi, whole genome shotgun sequence genome window below encodes:
- the LOC113704086 gene encoding disease resistance protein RPM1-like, whose amino-acid sequence MAETVLSFVLDQLSTFLREEGRLLGGVRQEVQFIRDELEQMRAFLQEAEAKEEDAQPTLQQWIKQVRDAAYDTEDILDEFLARFARHRATGFCGSVRRIFSSIKNLRARHRVASEIQSIKSRIKSISEAHQRYQSEYGISAPASNSLSAVNNTTWRYSRDDALLVEEAKLVGIDQPKNRLISELLEGDDHQLKVVSVVGMGGLGKTTLVKRVHEDPEVRRHFPVRAWVTVSQTCDFQYLLKDLIRQLHEEGKKPVPQSIESLNTTGLKKIVKDFLQQAGRYAIVFDDVWDVEFWNTIKFALPESSYGNRVMLTTRKADVASASCTESLGYIHRMESLSFEDSWTLFCNKIFKGNSCPGHLMDVAKGVLDKCEGLPLAILAISGLLALKDVNRTEEWEIVRGSLGGELEGTGKLDRVKRILSLSYGDLPWHLKTCLLYTSIYPEDYEIECEGLINLWIAERYVERREGRSIEDVAWGYLTELVNRSLIQVTGVFYEGAPDTCRIHDLLREIILLKSRGQNMVTVTTGQPTMWPSEKVRRLVVHSSSSNNTQHHQQRPNYCFDHLRSFVTIESTNQLLFKTLLSEVSRSSKLLKVLDLGGQETQEEIPNEIFKMFHLKHLDLGGTGVERVPKAIGKLQHLEYLDLGHTRVRELPLEILKLQKLRVLRVYQPVDASDDDYGFHGFKAPSNMGGLLALEELNCIDASSGSTIVKEIGKLTQLRKLYITKLRREDGKELCSSLANLTSLRELSVDSIGKGDDHDIIDLNHHHPSLSSLFLQSLRMLFLCGRLEKMPQWVARLHGLIRIDLDWSRLRSEEDPLESLQHLPNLGEINFCGSYQGEELCFKVGGFLMLKRLHLKRMEGLRWMRVEEGALPRLHLLFLQQLPLLEELPLGIQHLSNLQRLTLYETSSQLREKLLENQKEESEDYTKIAHIPEILIGYYTDDRKWRDRWLWAEKKKTYNLS is encoded by the coding sequence ATGGCAGAAACAGTTCTCTCTTTTGTCCTGGATCAACTGTCAACTTTTCTGCGCGAGGAGGGACGACTACTGGGAGGGGTTCGGCAAGAGGTTCAATTCATCAGGGATGAGTTGGAGCAAATGAGAGCTTTCCTGCAAGAGGcagaagcaaaagaagaagatgCTCAACCCACGCTCCAACAATGGATCAAGCAAGTGCGAGATGCTGCTTATGACACTGAGGacattcttgatgaatttttagCTCGCTTTGCTCGGCATCGCGCAACAGGATTCTGCGGCTCTGTTCGGAGAATTTTCAGCTCCATCAAGAATTTGAGAGCTCGTCATCGAGTTGCTAGCGAAATACAAAGCATCAAGTCCAGAATCAAAAGTATTTCTGAAGCTCATCAAAGATACCAATCCGAATATGGTATCTCTGCCCCAGCGTCCAACTCACTTTCGGCTGTGAACAACACAACCTGGCGCTATAGCAGAGATGACGCACTGCTTGTGGAAGAAGCTAAATTAGTTGGCATTGACCAGCCCAAGAACCGTCTTATTTCTGAGCTCCTCGAAGGGGATGATCACCAACTGAAAGTTGTTTCAGTGGTTGGTATGGGAGGACTCGGCAAAACTACCCTAGTGAAAAGAGTCCACGAGGATCCTGAAGTCAGAAGGCATTTCCCAGTTCGTGCTTGGGTGACTGTCTCTCAAACATGTGACTTTCAGTACCTCCTGAAAGACTTGATTCGGCAGTTACACGAGGAAGGGAAGAAACCAGTCCCACAATCGATCGAGTCTTTGAATACCACTGGGCTGAAAAAAattgtcaaagattttcttcaaCAAGCTGGAAGGTATGCAATTGTTTTTGATGATGTATGGGACGTGGAATTTTGGAATACCATCAAATTTGCACTGCCCGAGAGTAGTTACGGCAACCGTGTCATGCTAACAACTCGGAAAGCTGATGTAGCCTCTGCCTCTTGTACAGAATCTCTAGGTTATATCCACAGAATGGAGTCACTGTCCTTTGAAGATTCGTGGACCCTGTTTTGTAACAAGATCTTTAAGGGAAATAGTTGCCCTGGCCATTTGATGGATGTTGCCAAAGGTGTATTGGATAAATGTGAGGGCTTGCCCCTTGCGATTCTTGCAATCAGTGGGCTTTTGGCTTTGAAAGATGTAAACAGAACAGAGGAATGGGAGATAGTTCGAGGCAGTCTTGGGGGTGAATTAGAAGGCACTGGTAAGTTGGACAGAGTTAAAAGGATACTCTCTCTTAGTTATGGTGATTTGCCTTGGCATCTAAAGACATGCCTGTTGTACACAAGTATCTATCCAGAGGATTATGAAATAGAATGCGAAGGACTAATTAATTTGTGGATTGCTGAAAGGTATGTCGAACGGAGAGAAGGAAGGAGTATTGAAGATGTAGCTTGGGGTTATCTCACTGAACTCGTCAATAGAAGCCTAATTCAAGTGACTGGTGTGTTTTACGAAGGAGCACCCGACACTTGTCGAATCCATGACCTATTGAGAGAAATTATTCTTCTCAAGTCCAGGGGACAAAACATGGTCACAGTTACTACCGGACAACCAACGATGTGGCCGTCCGAGAAGGTACGCCGTCTAGTAGTTCATAGTAGTAGCAGTAACAACACCCAGCACCACCAACAAAGACCAAATTATTGCTTTGACCACCTTCGGTCATTCGTTACGATTGAATCCACGAACCAGCTACTATTCAAAACGCTGTTATCGGAAGTTTCAAGGAGTAGTAAGCTGTTAaaggttttggatttgggtggtCAAGAGACCCAGGAGGAAATACCAAATGAGATTTTCAAGATGTTTCATCTCAAGCATCTGGATCTAGGTGGCACAGGAGTGGAGAGAGTCCCGAAAGCCATTGGAAAGCTTCAACATTTGGAGTATCTGGATTTGGGTCACACCAGAGTTAGGGAATTGCCCTTGGAAATCCTAAAGCTGCAAAAGCTTCGAGTTCTCAGAGTATATCAACCAGTTGATGCTTCAGATGATGATTATGGATTTCATGGATTTAAAGCTCCCTCAAATATGGGAGGGCTCCTTGCCCTAGAAGAATTAAACTGCATAGATGCAAGTAGTGGATCCACAATAGTTAAGGAGATAGGAAAGCTGACCCAATTAAGAAAGCTATATATTACAAAGTTAAGAAGAGAAGATGGAAAGGAGCTCTGCTCCTCCCTTGCCAACCTCACCAGTCTTCGGGAATTAAGTGTTGATTCAATTGGAAAAGGTGATGATCATGATATAATCGATCTAAATCATCAtcatccttctctttcttctttgtttcttcAATCTCTTCGTATGCTGTTTTTGTGTGGCCGCTTAGAAAAGATGCCACAATGGGTAGCTCGTCTTCACGGCTTGATAAGAATAGATTTGGACTGGAGCAGGTTAAGGAGTGAGGAGGATCCGCTTGAATCCCTCCAACATTTGCCCAATTTGGGTGAAATTAATTTCTGTGGATCTTACCAGGGAGAAGAGTTGTGTTTCAAGGTTGGAGGGTTTCTAATGCTGAAGAGGTTGCACCTAAAGAGGATGGAAGGGTTGagatggatgagagtggaggagGGTGCATTGCCTCGTCTGCATCTACTATTTCTGCAACAACTTCCATTACTAGAGGAGTTACCTTTGGGTATTCAGCACTTGAGCAATCTTCAGCGCCTGACTTTGTATGAGACGAGTTCTCAATTGAGAGAGAAGCTGTTAGAGAATCAGAAGGAAGAAAGTGAAGATTACACAAAAATCGCACACATTCCTGAAATTCTCATTGGTTACTATACAGATGATAGGAAATGGAGAGACCGCTGGCTGTGGGCCGAGAAGAAGAAAACATATAATCTTTCCTAG